Proteins from a single region of Streptomyces sp. HUAS 15-9:
- a CDS encoding M14 family zinc carboxypeptidase produces the protein MSLLPELRYPSVPELIATARALAAHRPGLCTLRQVGVSREGRPLHLLSVGHARPAVLVVAGAHANEPTGGGTLLALAERVVRAPGLRADTSWHFLLCADPDGASLHVTPAPRSLFDYHLGFYRPAGPEQPEWSPSVLPPDRLPPETRTLTGVIDELRPFLQVTLHGTDLGGSWVQLTKDVPGLAEPFAKSAAELHIPVETGASDAAGWPASGPGVHVMPGPESGVPYPSMPDDARHSTWYHAHRYGGLTAVVEVPMWASDLVDDPAPHPAPVAAMRQLAHRLQRDALEVERVLAEALPRLDGPEGPLLRAAKWALELIPGLAEDWIHTPPIDTTRAYVGSVDAFGRRLPLRAAAMLLRVLQEADDRAAPGLEQLVASWCDAFAERFRARWVPLEHQVEHQSRTVLVAAQYARERVA, from the coding sequence GTGAGTCTCCTGCCGGAGCTGCGTTACCCCAGTGTTCCCGAACTGATCGCGACCGCCCGGGCATTGGCCGCTCACCGGCCCGGCCTGTGCACGTTGCGGCAGGTGGGGGTCTCACGCGAGGGAAGACCCCTGCACCTGCTGTCGGTGGGCCACGCCCGACCGGCCGTCCTGGTGGTGGCGGGCGCCCACGCCAATGAGCCGACCGGGGGCGGCACCCTCCTCGCGCTCGCCGAACGGGTCGTACGCGCCCCGGGGCTGCGCGCCGACACCTCCTGGCACTTCCTGCTGTGCGCGGACCCGGACGGGGCCAGCCTGCATGTGACCCCGGCGCCGCGCAGCCTGTTCGACTACCACCTGGGCTTCTACCGGCCGGCCGGCCCCGAGCAGCCGGAGTGGTCGCCGTCGGTCCTGCCGCCCGACCGGCTGCCGCCCGAGACACGGACCCTGACCGGTGTGATCGACGAACTGCGCCCCTTCCTCCAGGTGACCCTGCACGGGACCGATCTGGGCGGCAGCTGGGTGCAGCTGACCAAGGACGTGCCGGGGCTCGCCGAGCCGTTCGCCAAGTCGGCGGCGGAGCTGCACATCCCGGTGGAGACGGGCGCCTCGGACGCCGCGGGCTGGCCCGCCTCCGGGCCCGGCGTGCATGTGATGCCCGGACCGGAGTCGGGCGTTCCCTACCCGAGCATGCCGGACGACGCACGGCACAGCACCTGGTACCACGCCCACCGGTACGGCGGCCTGACCGCGGTGGTGGAGGTGCCGATGTGGGCCAGCGACCTGGTGGACGACCCGGCTCCGCACCCCGCCCCCGTGGCGGCGATGCGGCAACTCGCGCACCGGCTGCAGCGGGACGCGCTGGAGGTGGAGCGGGTGCTGGCCGAGGCCCTGCCACGGCTGGACGGCCCCGAGGGGCCACTGCTGCGGGCCGCGAAGTGGGCACTGGAGCTGATCCCGGGCCTGGCCGAGGACTGGATCCACACCCCACCCATCGACACCACCCGGGCATACGTGGGCAGTGTGGACGCCTTCGGACGGCGGCTGCCGCTGCGGGCGGCGGCGATGCTGCTACGGGTCCTCCAGGAGGCCGACGACCGCGCCGCTCCCGGGCTCGAACAGCTCGTCGCCTCCTGGTGCGACGCCTTCGCCGAGCGTTTCCGGGCCCGCTGGGTGCCGCTGGAGCACCAGGTGGAGCACCAGTCCCGTACGGTCCTCGTGGCGGCGCAGTACGCGCGCGAGCGGGTGGCGTGA
- the treY gene encoding malto-oligosyltrehalose synthase — MTSERPDPVVPTATYRLQLQPEFPFAAAAAAVPYLASLGVSHLHLSPVLESVPGSTHGYDVVDHARVRGELGGEEGLRALSRTAREHGLGLVVDIVPNHMAMAPRHNRALWEVLREGPKSPYARWFDIDWDAQGGQVLLPVLGGPVGAELGQLVVDGDVLRYHDHVFPLREGTEELALPQLLDAQWYRPVWWRLARTELNYRRFFSISELIGVRVEDPEVFEATHRKILRLLYEGVVDGLRIDHPDGLADPDGYLARLHEASGGRWTVVEKILADGEPLPASWPVAGTTGYDALRHVDGLFTDPVGAGELLGRYRRFAAPQTDRGGDWEATVRRAAYKVLTHELAAETDRLTRAANRLCTGSPDPALRDRAPWALRTALQELLVRLRVYRPYASGDAAAVVTEEAAEEARRAFVVPEEGRAVDVVRGLLVGSADDTPGLAEFRARFAQTSSALRAKSVEDTAFYRYVPLLSATEVGGDPGRPGVSPAEFHAYCARVQRDWPVTGTVVTTHDTKRSADVRAALAVLTECPGRWADVLTEVTRDGEGVPDAQLAWAAWQTVFGLGPADAERVGEALLKHVREAGLYTSWTEQEPPYEEAVAAFVAEGPCGAPGERVAAFRGSLEAHIRANVLGTALVHLTMPGVPDLYQGTEDEYRALVDPDNRRPVRFPPPREAGTSGEKAALTAAAIRLRARRPDAFGDTATYTPLDAEGPAAAHCVAFARSGEVVTAVTRLSLRLAQAGGWHDTRLPLPPGHWADVLTPERKFTGHARVAELFGSRPVVLLERVGGAG; from the coding sequence ATGACATCAGAGCGACCCGACCCGGTGGTGCCGACGGCCACCTACCGCTTGCAGCTGCAGCCCGAGTTCCCGTTCGCGGCCGCGGCGGCGGCCGTCCCCTACCTGGCCTCGCTCGGCGTCTCCCATCTGCATCTGTCCCCCGTCCTGGAGTCCGTCCCGGGCTCCACGCACGGCTACGACGTGGTGGACCACGCGCGCGTGCGGGGCGAACTCGGCGGTGAGGAAGGCCTGCGCGCGCTGTCACGCACCGCGCGGGAGCACGGACTCGGCCTGGTCGTGGACATCGTGCCCAACCACATGGCCATGGCCCCGCGCCACAACCGCGCCCTGTGGGAGGTGCTGCGGGAGGGCCCCAAGTCGCCGTACGCGCGCTGGTTCGACATCGACTGGGACGCACAGGGCGGGCAGGTGCTGCTGCCGGTGCTCGGCGGGCCGGTCGGCGCGGAGCTCGGGCAGCTGGTGGTCGACGGCGACGTGCTGCGCTACCACGACCATGTGTTCCCGCTCCGCGAGGGCACCGAGGAGCTTGCGCTGCCGCAGCTCCTGGACGCGCAGTGGTACCGCCCGGTGTGGTGGCGGCTGGCCCGTACGGAGCTCAACTACCGGCGGTTCTTCAGCATCTCGGAGCTCATCGGGGTACGGGTGGAGGACCCGGAGGTCTTCGAGGCCACGCACCGCAAGATCCTGCGGCTGCTGTACGAGGGCGTGGTGGACGGGCTGCGCATCGACCATCCCGACGGTCTCGCCGACCCCGACGGCTACCTGGCGCGGCTGCACGAGGCGAGTGGCGGACGCTGGACGGTCGTGGAGAAGATCCTCGCCGACGGGGAGCCCCTGCCCGCCTCCTGGCCCGTCGCGGGCACCACCGGCTACGACGCCCTCCGGCACGTCGACGGCCTGTTCACGGACCCGGTGGGGGCCGGTGAACTGCTGGGCCGGTACCGGAGGTTCGCGGCCCCGCAGACGGACCGGGGCGGCGACTGGGAGGCGACGGTGCGGCGGGCGGCGTACAAGGTGCTCACGCATGAGCTGGCCGCCGAGACGGACCGGCTGACCCGGGCGGCGAACCGGCTGTGCACCGGCTCGCCGGACCCGGCGCTGCGCGACCGGGCCCCGTGGGCGCTGCGCACCGCGCTGCAGGAGCTGCTGGTGCGGCTGCGGGTCTACCGGCCGTACGCCTCCGGTGACGCGGCCGCCGTCGTCACCGAGGAGGCCGCCGAGGAGGCCCGCCGTGCCTTTGTCGTGCCCGAGGAGGGCCGGGCGGTCGATGTGGTGCGTGGCCTGCTGGTCGGTTCCGCGGATGACACTCCCGGGCTCGCGGAGTTCCGCGCGCGGTTCGCGCAGACGTCGTCGGCCCTGCGCGCCAAGTCCGTGGAGGACACGGCGTTCTACCGCTATGTGCCGTTGCTCTCGGCCACCGAGGTGGGCGGCGACCCGGGCCGCCCGGGGGTGTCCCCGGCGGAGTTCCACGCGTACTGCGCGCGTGTGCAGCGCGACTGGCCGGTCACCGGGACCGTGGTGACGACGCACGACACCAAGCGCAGCGCCGACGTGCGTGCGGCGCTCGCCGTGCTGACCGAGTGCCCCGGGCGCTGGGCGGACGTGCTCACCGAGGTGACCCGGGACGGCGAGGGCGTACCGGACGCGCAGCTGGCCTGGGCCGCCTGGCAGACGGTGTTCGGGCTCGGCCCGGCGGACGCGGAACGGGTCGGCGAGGCCCTGCTCAAGCATGTCCGCGAGGCCGGCCTGTACACGAGCTGGACGGAGCAGGAGCCGCCGTACGAGGAGGCGGTGGCCGCGTTCGTCGCGGAGGGGCCGTGCGGGGCGCCCGGCGAGCGCGTGGCCGCCTTCCGCGGCTCCCTGGAGGCCCACATCCGGGCGAACGTGCTGGGCACCGCCCTGGTCCATCTGACGATGCCCGGGGTGCCGGACCTCTACCAGGGCACGGAGGACGAGTACCGGGCACTGGTGGACCCCGACAACCGGCGCCCGGTGCGGTTCCCGCCCCCGCGGGAGGCGGGCACGTCCGGGGAAAAGGCAGCACTGACGGCGGCGGCAATCCGCCTGCGCGCCCGCCGCCCGGACGCCTTCGGCGACACGGCCACGTACACCCCACTGGACGCCGAGGGCCCGGCCGCGGCCCACTGTGTGGCGTTCGCACGCTCCGGGGAGGTGGTCACGGCCGTGACCCGACTGTCGCTCCGCCTGGCGCAGGCAGGCGGCTGGCACGACACCCGGCTGCCACTGCCCCCGGGACACTGGGCCGACGTACTGACACCGGAACGGAAGTTCACAGGGCACGCGCGCGTGGCCGAGTTGTTCGGGTCGAGGCCGGTGGTGCTGCTGGAGCGGGTCGGCGGTGCGGGCTGA